The following proteins are co-located in the Plasmodium brasilianum strain Bolivian I chromosome 11, whole genome shotgun sequence genome:
- a CDS encoding DNA repair protein RAD50, protein MTTFERIGIQGIRSYCDDVVEELEFSSPITIIYGNNGSGKSTIIECLKVSCTGDFPPNAEKGKSFVHDPLISNKMNIRGKIDLLLNNYNNKRIGISRCFNLFYSKDKNKKVKHTFRALDNNIILKKEKGEDIIITNKCVDINSHIPKLMGVSKALLENVILCHHEESLWPFSESIKIKKKFDELFGDDHFSKILEELIKCKKAANDILKKKEYELIMLKDCYEKKKNMNVEIEKNEKEIQNAKMSIQLDQEKINENTTIVENLNKKRTILYKLISDINTHFVLFEQFKYDIDQYKNLKEIYQENSKELLQFAELFKDDLTKCQHLIENVKRDILYLEKQKSERCTQSFDTFNVKESDEISHAIHVLEKREKDLLEFLESILQTDYTALSSLVSITMNDSINRLMSSTMNDSMNGKTNTLSNNLKNVSMRKIFCQEYKQLLFLVMTNEPVFFKTAEAFEKWSNIFSKKSPNFKFIVRDCIRGIVITGERYQIVHRKNNLDENVIHGVTSMEEELGDNSISSMTLTQNTRASTPPEQNAVRKNMIFQLGKIKKIHTKKLKIIRRFINQHRTRRHKNLKRNKTLLEKVKMYKNKIEKIDKKVERIEKYKNKLSGFKLKDEIYEESLKKLENLNQLKCVFDSSIILSEMDMFTSDTNKMYNYDDYIEKKKKELNKIKNFKNELNKMMNIVTNCNLTYEHFDIVQKTHTNILNFIKEQYAFFLKLKTKCYKIYTTMKDSHSDVFIYIQNFLNYYNDYVQVHFETKHQSEESSSCSTVEAWDDTSDILVSRHNYSECQFESSGMEKTNHIKNTKLNKVISLGIPKIQTNQQQCLDNLEIDEEVKEQMKKRNNAFMNELDSKIKKKRKKTFDFSFQIDEHMLHLLNSIMNKYLDKYELKIVDIEREVQLLKERLILISKELHDINKMVKSYADILSEFHIMLEEKQVRSVNTMVTCFLCNKKDIKKIKQSISTLRHRDETLNNFFGMVESTKQCNMCTSTILDEQLTNVKLNVCREKEEIYKQIEESEKELTNLKRKKREILPVVRFYHSHIEHIHREIISQNDDLKSVQKHMTDIQSKLDRCALKIYKINEKHTLIKELQKTCVHLISREKDIIYERDQLISCHVHMVEVFSSFQKMQNAEDKWSEAIYPLLDSMEKEEVGEARGLNEEREVKETKTTVLKELKGFLNNFIELCNHKKSMVCILERSNEYINDIYVLLGKHVADDNTGIAEITGSNIGSSSCSSSSGRCYDYLKGRAITNHENMLREGKNTLEIRTMNTEKTEVGKETIKSNEGVNVMTSLKLVKHESYVDNIKKEGINMIAGESNTNDIRITMNNCMTECKKGEEKIKQTQHLIQSYLVKGEIQNEGENEEKNEEKNEEKNEEKNEMYEEEEKKNKQKKREENCGFSPDTHTCVHYLERTINNNKCFGKPHDKLYEKLYDKLMLFLNTEEAKKEQQLDVLHKMKCFSNDRKEYIKKKMHELESCIRTERKKRQVLNKMESYISYYLKKKTCVQNLINSTFLLIKKCDGKNKYIKRCIRSSKNSIFFENQNYYVKMNIMKELAENVLLTETEKEQEEKKLKKVKEQLYTNEIIKSESNELAKKINEKKEQILRLEAEKLNMEKMLHNILINTNLKKMHESFLSHQKSFISSLNELKNSFWYVQEGVQKEGEKEEELTEVHSIVNMLKQKFEMNRDIYTFINETFEFLIHKNKLFEIINREKEKIKEKIETYNKYITSLQVKEAEMNGKICLREEYIQKLKSDMKSKLFMNIEKEYKKKIIEIFVYKNVIKDICNFHNSFDQAIIKFHSLKMQEINISIKNLWRRVYNSADIDYIYIKSDVQTENNGKINQRRSYNYRVVMVKDNCELDMKGRCSSGQKVLSSIIIRLALAESFSIKCGILALDEPTTNLDKSNSKNLASLIANIVDLRKDSSTFQLILITHDNYFVDILSQYGLTNCFYKIKRDVHGYSKIEKIRQ, encoded by the coding sequence ATGACGACTTTCGAAAGGATAGGAATTCAAGGGATACGGAGCTACTGTGATGATGTGGTGGAAGAGCTGGAGTTCTCTTCTCCTATCACAataatatatggaaataatGGGAGTGGAAAGTCAACAATTATTGAATGTTTGAAGGTGAGTTGTACAGGTGATTTTCCACCTAATgcagaaaaaggaaaatcaTTTGTTCATGACCCATTAATatcaaataaaatgaatataagaGGGAAAATAGACTTACTTCttaacaattataataataaaaggataGGTATATCTAgatgttttaatttattttattcaaaagataaaaataagaaagtgAAACATACCTTTCGAGCAttagataataatattattcttaaaaaagaaaaaggagaagatattattattactaataaatGTGTAGATATAAATAGTCATATACCTAAATTGATGGGAGTATCTAAAGCTCTTTTAGAAAACGTAATTTTATGTCATCATGAAGAAAGTCTATGGCCTTTTAGTGAatctattaaaataaaaaagaaatttgaTGAACTATTTGGTGATGAtcatttttctaaaatattagaagaattaataaaatgtaaaaaggctgctaatgatattttaaaaaagaaagaatatgAATTGATAATGTTAAAAGACTgttatgagaaaaaaaaaaatatgaatgttgaaattgaaaaaaatgaaaaagaaattcaaaatgcaaaaatgagTATACAATTAGAccaagaaaaaataaatgaaaatactaCCATagtagaaaatttaaataaaaaacgtaccattttatataaactaaTTTCAGATATAAATactcattttgttttatttgaaCAATTTAAATACGATATTGATcagtataaaaatttaaaagaaatttatcaAGAAAATTCAAAGGAACTACTTCAATTCGCTGAACTTTTTAAAGACGACTTAACAAAATGTCAACACTTGATTGAAAATGTTAAACGGGATATACTATACctagaaaaacaaaaaagtgaACGTTGTACACAGTCTTTTGACACTTTTAACGTAAAAGAGAGCGATGAAATTAGTCATGCTATTCATGTTTTAGAAAAGCGGGAAAAAGACCTGCTCGAATTTCTGGAGAGTATTCTACAAACAGACTATACTGCTCTGAGCAGCTTGGTGAGCATCACGATGAACGACTCGATCAATAGGCTGATGAGTAGCACGATGAACGACTCGATGAATGGGAAGACGAACACACTGTCTAACAATTTGAAGAATGTAAGTATGAGGAAAATCTTTTGTCAAGAGTACAAGCAACTTCTCTTTTTGGTAATGACAAACGAGCCTGTCTTCTTCAAAACGGCAGAAGCATTTGAAAAATGGTCCaacatattttcaaaaaagagcccaaattttaaattcattGTGAGGGATTGCATAAGAGGAATTGTTATAACAGGTGAAAGATATCAAATTGTACATCGAAAGAATAACCTTGATGAAAACGTAATCCATGGAGTTACATCAATGGAAGAGGAATTAGGGGATAACAGTATTAGTAGCATGACGTTAACACAAAACACACGTGCCAGCACCCCTCCAGAACAAAATGCTGTAcggaaaaatatgatatttcAGTTAGGAAAAATCAAAAAGATTCACACCAAGAAGTTGAAGATAATTAGACGATTTATAAATCAGCACAGGACACGTcgtcataaaaatttaaaaaggaacaaaacTCTACtggaaaaagtaaaaatgtataaaaataaaattgaaaaaattgataaaaaagtagaaaggatagaaaagtataaaaataaattaagtgGATTTAAATTGAAGgatgaaatatatgaagagagtttgaaaaaattagaaaactTGAATCAACTGAAATGTGTGTTTGATTCTTCCATCATCTTAAGTGAGATGGACATGTTTACTTCTGACACTAATAAGATGTACAACTATGATGATtatatagagaaaaaaaaaaaagaattgaacaaaataaaaaattttaaaaacgaattaaacaaaatgatGAATATTGTAACTAACTGTAACTTAACATATGAACATTTTGATATCGTTCAGAAGACACATACGAATAtactaaattttataaaagagcaatatgctttttttttaaaactgaaaacaaaatgttataaaatcTATACCACTATGAAAGATAGCCACAGTGAtgtctttatatatatacaaaatttcttgaattattataatgacTATGTACAAGTGCATTTCGAAACGAAGCATCAAAGTGAAGAATCGAGTAGCTGTTCTACTGTAGAGGCATGGGATGATACTTCCGACATTTTGGTGAGTAGACATAACTACAGTGAGTGTCAATTTGAATCATCTGGTatggaaaaaacaaatcatataaaaaatacgaaaCTGAATAAGGTGATCTCGCTCGGTATACCCAAAATACAGACGAATCAACAACAGTGTCTAGATAATTTAGAAATAGACGAGGAAGTGAAAGagcaaatgaaaaaaagaaataatgcCTTTATGAACGAGTTAGAttccaaaataaaaaaaaaaaggaagaaaactTTTGATTTCTCCTTCCAGATTGATGAACATATGTTACATCTACTGAACAGtattatgaacaaatatTTGGACAAATATGAACTAAAAATAGTTGATATAGAAAGAGAAGTACAATTACTGAAAGAAAGATTAATATTGATATCAAAAGAGTTACATGATATAAATAAGATGGTAAAATCATATGCTGATATTCTATCGGAGTTTCATATAATGCTTGAGGAGAAGCAAGTAAGAAGTGTGAATACCATGGTTACCTGTTTTCTTTGtaacaaaaaagatataaagaAGATTAAGCAGAGCATATCTACCTTACGACATAGGGACGAaactttaaataatttttttggaatGGTCGAAAGTACTAAACAGTGTAATATGTGCACTAGTACAATATTAGATGAGCAACTAACCAATGTTAAGCTAAATGTATGTagagaaaaggaagaaatataCAAACAGATAGAAGAGAGTGAAAAGGAGCTAACCAAtttaaagaggaaaaaaagggaaatttTGCCAGTTGTAAGATTCTATCATAGTCACATAGAACATATCCATCGGGAAATTATTTCACAAAATGATGATTTAAAATCGGTGCAAAAACACATGACAGATATACAAAGTAAATTGGATAGATGTgcacttaaaatatataagattaATGAGAAGCATACATTAATAAAGGAGTTACAAAAAACTTGTGTTCATTTAATAAGTAGAGAAAAAGACATCATTTATGAAAGGGATCAGCTTATTTCGTGCCATGTCCACATGGTAGAAGTGTTTAGCTCCTTTCAAAAAATGCAGAACGCCGAGGATAAGTGGAGTGAAGCCATATATCCTTTGTTGGATTCGATGGAAAAGGAAGAAGTGGGAGAAGCGCGAGGACTGAACGAAGAGAGAGAAGTGAAAGAAACAAAGACGACAGTCCTGAAAGAACTGAAGGGGTTCCTGAACAACTTCATCGAGCTATGCAACCACAAGAAGAGTATGGTATGTATTCTGGAGAGAAGCAATGAGTATATTAATGATATCTATGTTCTCCTCGGAAAGCATGTTGCAGATGACAATACTGGAATCGCTGAAATAACTGGAAGCAACATTGGTAGTAGTAGttgtagcagtagtagtggTAGGTGTTACGACTATTTAAAAGGTAGAGCTATAACTAACCATGAAAATATGTTGAGAGAGGGAAAAAACACATTAGAGATAAGAACAATGAATACGGAGAAAACAGAAGTAGGGAAAGAAACTATTAAGTCAAATGAGGGGGTTAATGTGATGACGAGTTTGAAATTAGTAAAACATGAGTCATATGTTGATAATATTAAGAAGGAAGGAATAAACATGATTGCTGGAGAGAGTAATACAAACGACATAAGGATCACCATGAATAACTGTATGACAGAGTGTAAAAAAggggaagaaaaaattaaacagaCACAGCACCTTATTCAATCGTATCTTGTAAAAGGGGAGATACAAAATGAAGGGGaaaatgaagagaaaaatgaagagaaaaatgaagagaaaaatgaagagaaaaatgaaatgtatgaagaagaagaaaaaaaaaataagcaaaaaaaaagggaagagAATTGTGGATTTTCCCCTGACACGCATACTTGTGTACACTACTTAGAACGAACTATTAACAACAATAAATGTTTTGGAAAACCGCACGACAAACTATACGAAAAGCTGTACGACAAATTGATGCTATTCTTAAATACagaagaagcaaaaaaagaaCAGCAATTAGACGTGCTGCACAAAATGAAGTGTTTTTCAAACGATAGAAAGGAATATATCAAGAAAAAGATGCACGAATTGGAAAGCTGCATAAGGacagagagaaaaaaaaggcaagTATTAAACAAAATGGAGAGTTacatttcttattatttaaaaaaaaagacatgtGTACAGAATTTAATCAACTCtacatttttacttattaaaaaatgtgatggtaaaaataaatatattaaacgGTGCATAAGAAGTAGTAAGAATagcatattttttgaaaaccaaaattattatgttaaGATGAACATAATGAAAGAGCTAGCTGAGAATGTCTTACTAACAGAAACTGAAAAAGAacaagaggaaaaaaaattaaaaaaagttaaggaacaattatatactaatgaaataattaaaagtGAGTCAAATGAACtagcaaaaaaaatcaatgagaaaaaagaacaaattttACGTCTAGAAGCAGAAAAActtaatatggaaaaaatgcttcataatattcttattaaCACAAACTTGAAAAAAATGCACGAAAGTTTTTTGAGTCATCAGAAAAGCTTTATCTCTTCACTAAATGAGCTGAAGAACTCCTTTTGGTATGTGCAAGAGGGGGTGCAAAAGGAGGGggaaaaggaagaagaacTTACTGAAGTGCATTCTATAGTAAACATGTTAAAGCAAAAGTTCGAAATGAATagagatatatatacatttataaatgaaacatttgaatttttaatccataaaaacaaattattcgaaataataaatagagaaaaagaaaagataaaagagAAGATAGAaacatataacaaatatatcaCCAGCTTACAAGTTAAAGAAGCAGAAATGAATGGAAAAATTTGTTTACGTGAAGAGTACATACAGAAGTTAAAAAGTGATATGAAatctaaattatttatgaacatagaaaaggaatataaaaaaaaaattatagaaatatttgtatataagaATGTAATAAAAGATATTTGTAATTTCCATAATTCCTTTGATCAAgcaataattaaatttcaCTCTTTAAAAATGCaagaaattaatatatcaataaaaaatttatggaGAAGGGTATATAATAGTGCTGATAtcgattatatatatataaagtcaGATGTGCAAACAgaaaataatggaaaaattaatcAACGACGATCTTATAATTACCGAGTTGTTATGGTAAAAGATAATTGTGAACTCGATATGAAAGGAAGATGTTCATCAGGACAGAAAGTGCTCTCCTCTATTATAATTAGACTAGCCCTAGCTGAatctttttctattaaatGTGGCATACTAGCCCTTGATGAGCCAACAACAAATCTTGATAAAtcaaattcaaaaaatttggCTAGCTTAATTGCTAATATTGTTGATTTGAGGAAAGACAGTTCTACATTCCAGCTTATCTTAATAACACATGACAATTATTTTGTTGACATATTGTCACAATATGGCTTAACTAACTGTTTCTATAAAATTAAGAGAGATGTCCATGGGTACTCGAAAATTGAGAAAATACGGCAATAG
- a CDS encoding hypothetical protein (conserved Plasmodium protein) — MNNCSSLASNEHEQFHKTVIYKNRARSLIQQNIKSRSECHNEEQTSGGSIKDKIRRLFSSKYDQSIRDLQKTKLRINKNVHEEENNSKNLKTCTPVYDQNIEWQPVYHETCKIKLPVEDCSTKISLPDDVVDDWVHSQNKLSKELNASRIKSKPDDMDVNAYDDNYYDENSHNNNADGKANSKYNCLFNKNFSQKSYMRTNEEEPYSKFKYYYNYYLVDEYLESLAESQNKNLDATGLDENGQLYDNVSLNVKPIIMSKHRLENGVPYDPTKLMN, encoded by the coding sequence atgaataattgtTCCTCGCTAGCTTCAAATGAACATGAGCAATTTCATAAaactgttatatataaaaacagaGCAAGAAGCCTAAtacaacaaaatattaaaagtagaTCAGAATGTCATAATGAAGAACAAACTAGTGGAGGAAGTATCAAGGATAAAATAAGAAGACTATTTTCAAGTAAATACGATCAATCCATAAGGGATCTCCAAAAAACAAAACTtcgaattaataaaaacgtacatgaagaggaaaataattctaaaaatttaaaaacatgTACTCCTGTTTATGATCAAAATATAGAATGGCAACCTGTTTATCATGAAAcctgtaaaataaaattaccgGTGGAAGATTGTAGCACAAAAATATCCTTACCCGATGATGTTGTAGATGATTGGGTTCACAGTCAGAATAAACTTTCAAAAGAACTAAATGCCTCCAGAATAAAAAGCAAACCAGATGATATGGATGTCAATGCCTATGATGACAACTACTATGATGAAAATAGCCACAATAACAATGCTGATGGAAAAGCTAATTCTAAATATAATTGtctttttaacaaaaatttttcacAAAAGTCTTATATGCGCACTAATGAAGAGGAGCCGTATTCCAAATTCAAATATTACTACAACTACTATTTGGTAGATGAATATTTAGAGTCTTTAGCTGAATCTCAAAATAAGAATTTAGATGCAACAGGATTAGATGAAAACGGGCAGCTATATGATAATGTTAGTTTAAATGTAAAACCTATAATAATGTCCAAGCACAGATTAGAGAACGGTGTGCCATACGATCCAACCAAGCTAATGAATTAG